Proteins from a genomic interval of Desulfovibrio piger:
- a CDS encoding SPOR domain-containing protein, giving the protein MSSSRRAQDTSQQTPAAGLKVTLPVLVTASVLFLAALVLAYLGGVMTGRAQWASSLEESRAALAAAAATDGEKEESAAAGEAQTAADAENSEDALVEASVLAASELRFSRALRAEPGARLEPVSPPLPAAQAPKPAAAGVPAYPPMPPGMQPAVPAGEKAPPPTPTDIYDFVFQLGAFRDPGIVDDLRQRLEGRGLRTRMERSGKLYLVMVVMRGTDDCAREVEAIAQDMHLGKPLMRSRKPVPGRR; this is encoded by the coding sequence ATGTCTTCGTCCCGCCGTGCGCAGGATACTTCCCAGCAGACGCCCGCCGCAGGGCTGAAAGTGACCCTGCCGGTCCTGGTGACGGCCAGCGTGCTTTTTTTGGCGGCCCTCGTGCTGGCGTATCTTGGCGGTGTGATGACAGGCCGTGCCCAGTGGGCCAGCAGCCTTGAGGAATCCCGTGCGGCCCTGGCCGCGGCGGCCGCCACGGATGGGGAAAAGGAAGAGAGCGCCGCCGCGGGCGAAGCCCAGACGGCCGCTGATGCCGAGAACTCAGAGGATGCCCTGGTCGAAGCCTCGGTGCTGGCGGCCTCGGAGCTGCGTTTTTCCCGTGCCCTGCGTGCCGAGCCCGGCGCGCGTCTGGAGCCTGTTTCGCCGCCGTTGCCGGCTGCCCAGGCCCCCAAACCGGCAGCGGCAGGGGTCCCCGCCTATCCGCCCATGCCTCCGGGCATGCAGCCTGCCGTGCCCGCGGGGGAAAAGGCGCCGCCGCCAACGCCCACCGACATATATGATTTCGTCTTCCAGCTGGGGGCCTTCCGCGATCCCGGCATCGTGGACGATTTGCGCCAGCGTCTGGAAGGGCGCGGCCTGCGCACCCGCATGGAGCGCAGCGGCAAGCTCTATCTGGTGATGGTGGTCATGCGCGGTACGGACGACTGTGCCCGCGAGGTGGAAGCCATCGCCCAGGACATGCACCTGGGCAAACCGCTCATGCGCAGCCGCAAGCCCGTCCCCGGTCGCCGCTAG
- a CDS encoding peptidoglycan glycosyltransferase: MFHPCRLLVFLTLVFVSLLASSPAFAARDTPEDEKSLTIRNESAEELLSIRFTVGNQANYARLDLLPGGEDQLLNPGGTADLRMDMGLYLWDFNKVRLAGVQSLTLCGEHHPCLLVRGLDGKISHVNGTEKSLLPAEDARPVCALSKFRPGMLMKDACALLEKDPLRDDGGAVLTSLGFADMVWAARLTPYTPGDDNVEAFPVKAGGEVLEHVELRQRLSDQRLDALLASLYNMGYRPWQAELPGLDMNFTEMPVADQKRQMEILHMALGMLMNAPRGDACIMMAPGDMLPDLISDTPRKDVQLFTITVRRPTATLIVDMTAYSASF, from the coding sequence ATGTTCCATCCCTGCCGTCTGCTTGTTTTTCTGACCCTTGTGTTCGTCTCCCTGCTCGCGTCCTCCCCGGCCTTCGCGGCCAGGGACACCCCGGAAGACGAAAAAAGCCTGACCATCCGCAACGAAAGCGCCGAAGAGCTGCTGAGCATCCGCTTCACTGTGGGCAACCAGGCCAACTATGCCCGTCTCGACCTCCTGCCCGGCGGCGAAGACCAGCTGCTCAATCCCGGCGGCACCGCCGACCTGCGCATGGATATGGGCCTGTATCTGTGGGACTTCAACAAGGTCCGCCTGGCCGGCGTCCAGAGCCTGACCCTGTGCGGCGAACACCATCCCTGCCTGCTGGTCCGCGGCCTTGACGGCAAGATCAGCCACGTCAACGGCACGGAAAAATCCCTGCTGCCCGCAGAAGATGCCCGGCCCGTCTGCGCCCTGAGCAAATTCCGGCCCGGCATGCTGATGAAGGACGCCTGCGCCCTGCTGGAAAAGGACCCCCTGCGCGATGACGGCGGCGCCGTGCTGACCAGCCTGGGCTTTGCCGACATGGTCTGGGCCGCCCGCCTGACGCCCTACACCCCCGGCGATGACAATGTGGAAGCCTTCCCGGTCAAGGCCGGCGGCGAGGTGCTGGAGCATGTGGAACTGCGCCAGAGGCTCAGCGACCAGCGCCTGGACGCCCTGCTGGCCAGCCTTTACAACATGGGCTACCGCCCCTGGCAGGCCGAGCTGCCGGGCCTGGACATGAATTTCACCGAGATGCCCGTGGCTGACCAGAAGCGCCAGATGGAGATCCTGCACATGGCTCTGGGCATGCTCATGAACGCCCCGCGCGGTGACGCCTGCATCATGATGGCCCCCGGCGACATGCTGCCCGACCTCATCAGCGATACCCCCCGCAAGGACGTGCAGCTGTTCACCATCACCGTGCGCCGTCCCACCGCCACCCTCATCGTGGACATGACCGCGTACAGCGCCTCGTTCTAG
- the hypB gene encoding hydrogenase nickel incorporation protein HypB — MQIPVVRNVLEANEKIAASVREKLRERKILALNLISSPGAGKTTLLERTLHDLAGEFRMAVIEGDLQTDNDARRVAATGAQAVQINTDGGCHLDSNMIMTAMESLDLDGVDILFIENVGNLVCPVEFDCGEDAKVALLSVTEGDDKPEKYPLLFNLAKAMVLNKVDLLPYVDFDRERARDFATRLNKELAVFEVSCRDGSGLEGWYQWLRDMRAGKL; from the coding sequence ATGCAAATTCCTGTGGTGCGCAACGTTCTGGAAGCCAATGAGAAGATCGCGGCCAGCGTGCGCGAGAAGCTGCGTGAGCGCAAGATCCTGGCCCTGAACCTGATCTCGTCGCCGGGCGCCGGCAAGACGACCCTGCTGGAACGCACCCTGCATGACCTGGCCGGCGAGTTCCGCATGGCCGTCATCGAAGGCGACCTGCAGACCGACAACGATGCCCGCCGCGTGGCGGCCACGGGCGCCCAGGCCGTGCAGATCAACACCGACGGCGGCTGCCACCTGGACAGCAACATGATCATGACGGCCATGGAGAGCCTGGACCTGGACGGCGTGGACATCCTGTTCATCGAGAACGTGGGCAACCTGGTCTGCCCCGTGGAATTCGACTGCGGCGAAGACGCCAAGGTGGCCCTGCTGAGCGTGACCGAAGGCGACGACAAGCCCGAAAAGTATCCCCTGCTGTTCAACCTGGCCAAGGCCATGGTGCTGAACAAGGTGGACCTGCTGCCCTATGTGGACTTCGACCGCGAACGGGCGCGGGATTTCGCCACCCGCCTCAACAAGGAACTGGCCGTGTTCGAGGTCTCCTGCCGTGACGGTTCCGGCCTGGAAGGCTGGTACCAGTGGCTGCGCGACATGCGCGCCGGCAAGCTGTAA
- a CDS encoding hydrogenase maturation nickel metallochaperone HypA yields the protein MSIAQSILDIALEEIAKQGCDRLDLIRVECGALAGVVPDSLQFCFEALVQGGPHAAARLELVTIPLLLRCSTCGQTFGGEGQEALWQPCPACGALAGHTVVQGKELQISHLEASVSGGQDS from the coding sequence ATGTCCATCGCACAAAGCATCCTGGACATAGCTCTGGAAGAGATCGCCAAACAGGGCTGTGACCGGCTCGACCTCATCCGTGTGGAATGCGGCGCCCTGGCCGGCGTGGTGCCGGACTCGCTGCAATTCTGCTTCGAGGCCCTGGTGCAGGGCGGGCCGCATGCGGCCGCCCGGCTCGAACTGGTGACCATCCCCCTGTTGTTGCGCTGCTCCACCTGCGGGCAGACCTTCGGCGGCGAGGGGCAGGAAGCCCTCTGGCAGCCGTGTCCGGCGTGTGGCGCTCTGGCAGGCCACACGGTGGTGCAGGGCAAGGAGCTGCAGATCAGTCATCTGGAAGCCTCCGTCAGCGGGGGCCAGGATTCATAA
- a CDS encoding AMIN domain-containing protein has product MNKIFLWIVLAVIILGLLLILLNTRMGQSGDAPVPADNSVSAPVKPAPPVAQPPLPVTPGTPADGEKLAAAGVKPSPAAVERGFAFETGEETPATAESPAPASPGTTPLTAAAHDEKAPAAAPAAPAAPAEVKKAEKPAPKPQPAPKNQTITNFVVFVRDGGATIRLDASSPIRFKHLELTSPSRVVVDLHGTWKLSEPGVPKGEMVKDVRLGKKGSDTRIVIDLHAKAKTRYILTKGKKRLDIRLDKTK; this is encoded by the coding sequence ATGAACAAGATCTTTCTCTGGATAGTCCTCGCGGTCATCATCCTTGGCCTGCTGCTCATCCTGCTCAACACGCGCATGGGGCAGTCCGGCGACGCCCCGGTCCCGGCCGACAACAGCGTCTCCGCCCCTGTAAAGCCCGCGCCGCCCGTTGCCCAGCCCCCCCTGCCCGTGACGCCCGGCACGCCTGCCGATGGTGAAAAGCTGGCCGCTGCCGGGGTCAAGCCTTCTCCCGCTGCCGTGGAGCGCGGCTTTGCCTTCGAGACAGGAGAGGAAACGCCCGCCACAGCGGAAAGCCCTGCCCCCGCAAGTCCGGGCACGACCCCGCTCACCGCTGCCGCCCATGACGAAAAAGCCCCGGCGGCCGCTCCTGCGGCTCCCGCCGCCCCGGCGGAAGTGAAGAAGGCGGAAAAGCCCGCCCCCAAGCCCCAGCCCGCGCCCAAGAACCAGACCATCACCAACTTCGTGGTCTTCGTGCGTGACGGCGGCGCCACCATCCGCCTGGACGCCTCGTCCCCCATCCGCTTCAAGCATCTGGAGCTGACCAGCCCCTCCCGCGTGGTGGTGGATCTGCACGGCACCTGGAAGCTCAGCGAACCCGGTGTGCCCAAGGGCGAGATGGTCAAGGACGTGCGCCTGGGCAAGAAGGGCAGCGACACCCGCATCGTCATCGACCTGCACGCCAAGGCCAAGACGCGCTACATCCTGACCAAGGGCAAGAAGCGCCTGGATATCCGTCTGGACAAGACCAAGTAA
- the proC gene encoding pyrroline-5-carboxylate reductase yields the protein MSMSIGCVGCGNMGGAILAGLAASSLDCTLYGHTRTAARMAPLEAAGVTRLDSARELARKARYVVMAVKPYQIEALLAEMAPEFGPDTVVISVAAGISIARLQAAVAGRCPVVRCMPNTPALVGKGVFALCFDDKVPAESKEDILRFFSQLGVCLELPESRFTAFSALIGAGPAYVFGMMQGLVQAGVTLGLGRKDCRDMVAALFEGSAVMAARSDTPLMELRDQVCSPGGLTIAGVNVLDRAGLSGLLVDAVLAADERGREMEKE from the coding sequence ATGAGCATGAGCATCGGTTGTGTGGGTTGCGGCAACATGGGCGGGGCCATCCTGGCCGGTCTTGCCGCCTCTTCCCTGGACTGCACCCTGTATGGCCATACGCGCACGGCAGCACGCATGGCGCCTCTGGAAGCGGCGGGCGTCACCCGTCTGGATTCGGCCCGCGAGCTGGCCCGCAAGGCCCGCTATGTGGTCATGGCCGTCAAACCCTACCAGATCGAGGCCCTGCTGGCCGAGATGGCGCCCGAGTTCGGGCCCGACACGGTGGTGATCTCCGTGGCGGCGGGCATCAGCATCGCCCGTTTGCAGGCGGCCGTGGCCGGACGCTGTCCCGTGGTGCGCTGCATGCCCAATACGCCCGCGCTGGTGGGCAAGGGCGTGTTCGCCCTGTGCTTCGACGACAAGGTCCCGGCGGAGAGCAAGGAAGACATTCTGCGCTTCTTCAGCCAGCTGGGCGTTTGTCTGGAGCTGCCGGAGTCCCGCTTCACGGCCTTCTCGGCCCTCATCGGCGCCGGGCCCGCCTATGTGTTCGGCATGATGCAGGGGCTGGTGCAGGCCGGTGTCACCCTGGGCCTGGGCCGCAAGGACTGCCGCGACATGGTGGCGGCCCTGTTCGAAGGCTCGGCCGTCATGGCGGCCCGCAGCGACACGCCGCTCATGGAACTGCGCGACCAGGTATGCTCGCCCGGCGGCCTGACCATCGCCGGGGTCAATGTCCTCGACAGGGCGGGACTTTCCGGCCTGCTGGTGGATGCGGTGCTGGCCGCTGACGAACGCGGCAGGGAAATGGAAAAGGAATAA
- a CDS encoding divergent polysaccharide deacetylase family protein produces MRLPFLHPGPPSGDDHDGLSGGPCASTRLLVGGLLWFCLCLGLSLWLASREGGAVLVAEDGQPVLATGDWLRHRDRLDDLMRQTLSRVMPGCRLLTMPGFSEQEARHYRVEGDGAPLRLALALQERLCQEALRTGPDGERLLADDVPMPQLRWTDDGVLEADVDGRTCLVLHFPGWETMLATLSRPMPEPALVLVIDDMGQKLEPAEQLASLPFPVALALWPHAAARRPVQQVARDMGLDVLLHMPMEAMPRKNGTAPNPGPGALETDMDAYAMEHALDKALAQVPTALGFNNHMGSGFTGRRDACRMLAGLAYGRGLFVLDSVTRGNSQLETSMVRQGIVTASRHVFLDDPQGTDKVLAALDKAARLARKQGIAIAIGHPHASTLRALERWENREGVAVVPLRRYVWHLAQLRAGQFGKPE; encoded by the coding sequence GTGCGCTTGCCTTTCTTACATCCCGGCCCCCCGAGCGGCGACGATCACGACGGCCTCTCCGGGGGGCCGTGTGCGTCGACCCGCCTGCTGGTGGGCGGTTTACTGTGGTTCTGCCTGTGTCTGGGCCTGTCCCTGTGGCTGGCCTCCCGGGAGGGAGGCGCCGTGCTGGTGGCCGAGGACGGGCAGCCCGTGCTGGCCACCGGTGACTGGTTGCGGCACCGGGACCGTCTGGACGATCTGATGCGCCAGACCCTGTCCCGGGTCATGCCCGGCTGCCGTCTGCTGACCATGCCCGGCTTTTCGGAACAGGAGGCCCGGCATTACCGTGTGGAAGGGGACGGCGCTCCCCTGCGTCTGGCCCTGGCCCTGCAGGAGCGCCTGTGCCAGGAGGCCCTGCGTACCGGCCCTGACGGCGAGCGCCTGCTGGCCGATGACGTCCCCATGCCGCAACTGCGCTGGACTGACGACGGGGTGCTGGAAGCCGATGTGGACGGCCGCACCTGCCTCGTCCTGCATTTCCCCGGCTGGGAGACCATGCTGGCCACGCTTTCCCGGCCCATGCCCGAACCTGCTCTGGTGCTGGTGATCGACGACATGGGCCAGAAGCTGGAGCCCGCGGAGCAGCTGGCCAGCCTGCCGTTCCCCGTGGCCCTGGCCCTGTGGCCCCATGCCGCTGCCCGCCGTCCGGTGCAGCAGGTGGCCCGGGACATGGGGCTGGACGTCCTGCTGCACATGCCCATGGAGGCCATGCCCCGCAAGAACGGCACCGCGCCCAATCCGGGCCCCGGAGCGCTGGAGACGGACATGGACGCCTATGCCATGGAACACGCTCTGGACAAGGCGCTGGCGCAGGTGCCCACGGCCCTGGGTTTCAACAATCATATGGGTTCCGGGTTCACCGGACGGCGCGATGCCTGCCGCATGCTGGCCGGTCTGGCCTACGGGCGCGGTCTGTTCGTGCTGGACAGCGTTACCCGCGGCAACAGCCAGCTGGAGACCAGCATGGTCCGCCAGGGCATCGTCACGGCCAGCCGCCATGTCTTTCTGGACGATCCCCAGGGCACGGACAAGGTGCTGGCCGCGCTGGACAAGGCCGCCCGCCTGGCCCGCAAGCAGGGCATCGCCATCGCCATCGGGCATCCTCATGCCTCGACCCTGCGGGCCCTGGAGCGCTGGGAGAACCGCGAGGGCGTGGCCGTGGTGCCCCTGCGGCGCTACGTCTGGCATCTGGCCCAGCTGCGGGCCGGACAGTTCGGCAAGCCGGAGTGA
- a CDS encoding S41 family peptidase: MRALFRLTVFLCVLALCCPLGATAAAKADKDKVEEDFEALRRFSQVLDLVNRYYVKDVNQGELLDGALKGMLQGLDPHSTFMTPEEHKEMQETTSGEFTGIGIEITVENGQVTVVTPIEDTPAYRAGLQSGDVILTINGQPTQELSLQDVVSRIRGPKGTEVELGILHSTSKSPKTIRVKREAIPLVSVKSKPLEDGYYWIRLTRFSGRTDEDLRDALKKATRECAKTGGLKGIVLDLRNNPGGLLDQAVSVSDMFLSKGTIVSIQGRGPVPERIYEAKDQAGDIDVPVVVIINAGSASASEIVAGALRDQKRALIIGERSFGKGSVQNIIPLSDGSALKLTVALYYTPSGSSIQAEGIVPDLEILFERPREEDADEPRILLREQNLSGHLENADGGKKATSSKKRDDAAEQLARDNQLRMALQLVKGLPRIQEIRR; this comes from the coding sequence ATGCGAGCTCTTTTCCGTTTGACCGTTTTCCTTTGCGTGCTGGCCCTCTGCTGCCCGCTGGGAGCCACCGCTGCCGCCAAGGCCGACAAAGACAAGGTCGAGGAAGATTTCGAAGCCCTGCGCCGTTTCAGCCAGGTGCTGGATCTGGTGAACCGTTATTATGTGAAGGACGTGAACCAGGGCGAACTGCTGGACGGTGCCCTCAAGGGCATGCTGCAGGGCCTTGATCCGCACTCCACCTTCATGACGCCTGAAGAACACAAGGAGATGCAGGAGACCACCTCCGGCGAATTCACCGGCATCGGCATCGAGATCACGGTGGAGAACGGCCAGGTGACCGTGGTGACCCCCATCGAGGACACGCCCGCCTATCGTGCCGGCCTGCAGTCCGGGGACGTCATCCTGACCATCAACGGCCAGCCCACGCAGGAACTGAGCCTGCAGGATGTGGTCTCGCGCATCCGCGGCCCCAAGGGCACGGAAGTGGAGCTGGGCATCCTGCACAGCACCTCCAAGTCGCCCAAGACCATCCGGGTCAAGCGTGAGGCCATCCCGCTGGTCAGCGTGAAGTCCAAGCCGCTGGAAGACGGCTATTACTGGATCCGCCTCACCCGTTTCTCCGGCCGCACCGACGAGGACCTGCGCGACGCCCTCAAGAAGGCCACCCGCGAATGCGCCAAGACCGGCGGCCTCAAGGGCATCGTGCTCGACCTGCGCAACAATCCCGGCGGTCTGCTGGACCAGGCCGTGAGCGTTTCCGACATGTTCCTGAGCAAGGGCACCATCGTGTCCATCCAGGGCCGCGGCCCCGTGCCGGAGCGCATCTACGAGGCCAAGGACCAGGCCGGGGACATCGACGTGCCCGTGGTGGTGATCATCAACGCCGGTTCGGCCTCGGCCTCCGAGATCGTGGCCGGTGCCCTGCGCGACCAGAAGCGCGCCCTGATCATCGGCGAACGCTCCTTCGGCAAGGGCTCGGTGCAGAACATCATCCCCCTGTCCGACGGCTCGGCCCTCAAGCTGACCGTGGCCCTGTACTATACGCCCAGCGGCAGCTCCATCCAGGCCGAGGGCATCGTGCCCGACCTGGAGATCCTCTTCGAGCGTCCGCGTGAAGAAGACGCCGACGAGCCCCGCATCCTGCTGCGCGAGCAGAACCTGAGCGGCCATCTGGAGAACGCCGATGGCGGCAAGAAGGCCACGAGCAGCAAGAAGCGTGACGATGCCGCGGAACAGCTGGCCCGCGACAACCAGCTGCGCATGGCCCTGCAGCTGGTCAAGGGCCTGCCCCGCATCCAGGAGATCCGGCGCTAG
- a CDS encoding sodium:proton antiporter encodes MLKRWSLPLALLTVLALPVLAMASEGHPSIPGAELSAVWVIPFVCMLLSIAIMPLALPHIWHHHFGKISVFWGLAFLIPCLVVYGFNVAFYEFLHAILLEYIPFIVLLFALFTVAGGVRLKGSLVGTPVVNTGILAVGTILASWMGTTGAAMLLIRPLLRANAHRKYRVHSVVFFIFLVANIGGSLTPLGDPPLFLGYLKGVSFFWTTTNLFVKTCFMSLALLGIYFVLDTVLYGREGRPQPPHDPNKVEEKLGLDGSINLLFLLGIVLCVLVSGMIDLGEAINIHGVGIDGQNLLRDILLLCLAGLSWKFTTRQCRELNGFSWAPIEEVAKLFLGIFLSMIPALAILRAGTDGALAGVINMVFHDGEPVNYMFFWLTGALSSFLDNAPTYLVFFNTAGGDPVHLMTDMAPTLAAISAGAVFMGANSYIGNAPNFMVRSIAEEQGVAMPSFFGYMAWSVGILIPLFLILTWLFFI; translated from the coding sequence ATGTTGAAACGCTGGTCCCTGCCTCTTGCCCTGCTGACCGTGCTGGCGCTTCCCGTGCTGGCCATGGCCTCCGAAGGGCATCCGAGCATCCCCGGTGCGGAACTGTCCGCGGTCTGGGTCATTCCTTTCGTATGCATGCTGCTGTCCATCGCCATCATGCCGCTAGCCCTGCCGCATATCTGGCATCATCACTTCGGCAAGATCTCCGTCTTCTGGGGCCTTGCCTTCCTGATTCCCTGTCTGGTGGTCTACGGCTTCAACGTGGCCTTCTATGAATTCCTCCATGCCATCCTGCTGGAGTACATCCCCTTCATCGTGCTGCTGTTCGCCCTGTTCACCGTGGCCGGCGGCGTGCGCCTGAAGGGCTCGCTGGTGGGCACCCCCGTAGTCAACACCGGCATCCTGGCCGTGGGCACCATCCTGGCCAGCTGGATGGGCACCACCGGCGCCGCCATGCTGCTGATCCGCCCCCTGCTGCGCGCCAATGCCCACCGCAAGTACCGTGTGCATTCCGTGGTCTTCTTCATCTTCCTGGTGGCCAACATCGGCGGCTCCCTGACTCCCCTGGGCGACCCGCCGCTGTTCCTGGGCTACCTGAAGGGCGTGAGCTTCTTCTGGACCACCACCAACCTGTTCGTGAAGACCTGCTTCATGTCCCTGGCCCTGCTGGGCATCTACTTCGTGCTCGATACCGTCCTGTACGGCCGTGAAGGTCGTCCCCAGCCCCCGCATGATCCCAACAAGGTGGAAGAAAAGCTGGGCCTCGACGGCTCCATCAACCTGCTCTTCCTGCTGGGCATCGTGCTCTGCGTGCTGGTCTCCGGCATGATCGACCTCGGCGAAGCCATCAACATCCACGGCGTGGGCATCGATGGCCAGAACCTGCTGCGCGACATCCTGCTGCTCTGTCTGGCCGGCCTGTCCTGGAAGTTCACCACCCGCCAGTGCCGTGAACTCAACGGCTTCTCCTGGGCCCCCATCGAAGAAGTGGCCAAGCTCTTCCTGGGCATCTTCCTGAGCATGATCCCCGCCCTGGCCATCCTGCGTGCCGGTACCGACGGCGCCCTGGCCGGTGTCATCAACATGGTCTTCCATGACGGCGAGCCCGTGAACTACATGTTCTTCTGGCTGACCGGCGCCCTGTCCAGCTTCCTGGACAACGCGCCCACCTACCTGGTGTTCTTCAACACCGCCGGCGGCGACCCCGTGCACCTGATGACCGACATGGCGCCCACCCTGGCCGCCATCTCCGCCGGTGCCGTGTTCATGGGCGCCAACAGCTACATCGGCAACGCCCCCAACTTCATGGTGCGTTCCATCGCCGAAGAACAGGGCGTGGCCATGCCCAGCTTCTTCGGTTACATGGCCTGGTCCGTGGGTATCCTGATCCCGCTGTTCCTGATCCTGACCTGGCTGTTCTTCATCTAG
- the speG gene encoding spermidine N1-acetyltransferase, producing METGREASAAIRIRPLEREDLKFVHGLDNNANVMRYWFEEPYEAFVELQDLYNKHIHDQSERRFIVDHQGQNVGLVELVEIDYIHRRAEFQIIIDPAWQNHGFATAAAKLAMAYAFDALNLYKLYLVVDNENVRAIHVYSKLGFQAEGVLIHEFFANGAYHDATRMCIFQHEYRSLYGSDSGPAAALPGDGPDPVR from the coding sequence ATGGAAACTGGCAGGGAAGCATCGGCCGCCATCCGCATCCGGCCGCTGGAACGGGAAGACCTCAAATTCGTGCACGGCCTGGACAACAACGCCAACGTCATGCGCTACTGGTTCGAAGAGCCCTACGAGGCCTTCGTGGAATTGCAGGACCTGTACAACAAGCACATCCATGACCAGAGCGAGCGCCGCTTCATCGTGGACCATCAGGGCCAGAACGTGGGCCTGGTGGAGCTGGTGGAGATCGACTACATCCACCGCCGGGCCGAGTTCCAGATCATCATCGATCCGGCCTGGCAGAACCACGGCTTTGCCACGGCGGCGGCCAAGCTGGCCATGGCCTACGCCTTCGACGCGCTCAACCTCTACAAGCTCTACCTCGTGGTGGACAACGAAAACGTGCGCGCCATCCACGTCTATTCCAAGCTGGGCTTCCAGGCCGAGGGCGTGCTCATCCACGAGTTCTTCGCCAACGGCGCCTACCACGACGCCACGCGCATGTGCATCTTCCAGCACGAATACCGCAGCCTTTACGGCAGCGACAGCGGCCCGGCCGCGGCCCTGCCCGGGGACGGCCCGGACCCCGTCAGGTAA
- a CDS encoding TrmH family RNA methyltransferase — MPKDPTPRRKARLGSVLAHRQPDLTLVLANIHDPHNVSAIYRSCDAFGVDKVHLYYTDTPFPVLGRKTSASARKWVESVRHRDRQELETSLRAQNMQILATTFTPTAKPLRTWDFTRPTAIIMGNEHSGVNEELISMADGELYIPMYGMIQSFNVSVASAIILSEACRQREAAGFYDSPRLEPDELERRLALWLEK, encoded by the coding sequence ATGCCCAAGGACCCCACTCCCCGGCGCAAGGCGCGTCTGGGCTCGGTGCTTGCCCACCGTCAGCCCGACCTGACCCTTGTGCTTGCCAATATCCATGACCCGCACAATGTCTCGGCCATCTACCGTTCCTGTGACGCCTTCGGCGTGGACAAGGTGCACCTGTACTATACCGACACGCCCTTCCCCGTGCTGGGCCGCAAGACCTCGGCCTCGGCCCGCAAATGGGTGGAGAGCGTGCGCCACCGCGACCGTCAGGAGCTGGAGACCAGCCTGCGTGCCCAGAACATGCAGATCCTGGCCACCACCTTCACGCCCACGGCCAAGCCGCTGCGCACCTGGGACTTCACCCGTCCCACGGCCATCATCATGGGCAACGAACACAGCGGCGTCAACGAGGAACTCATCAGCATGGCCGACGGTGAGCTCTACATCCCCATGTACGGCATGATCCAGAGCTTCAACGTCTCGGTGGCCTCGGCCATCATCCTGTCCGAAGCCTGCCGCCAGCGCGAGGCCGCCGGCTTCTACGACAGCCCCCGCCTGGAGCCCGACGAGCTGGAACGCCGCCTGGCCCTGTGGCTGGAAAAATAG